The Periplaneta americana isolate PAMFEO1 chromosome 2, P.americana_PAMFEO1_priV1, whole genome shotgun sequence genome has a window encoding:
- the LOC138694573 gene encoding meiosis-specific nuclear structural protein 1-like isoform X2 codes for MTTKGSSHKEWLLQREIENQAFRRKLEIREAEKLNIDKRAENRRLFQRLHAERREAETEDRIVQAKNASELRRAQYEQEAKLAQEMDRVHREEMKQAKLRQKLRESSIELKTLEAQLRAAYVSKELMAQLAEKEAAKMEERMREKEAVEFLREVWKNEESAEAVREAEEYQRKLAYRAQLQDQMICSERQKQVAYEDFLREKRLLDDVVRRIHEEDQREFELKMLKMKKTKEEMEAFHHAREEWKQKEKEEMEKENKRIEEYLFKQDIQEQKRMAELQVKEEQKAIITEKIAQQMYEIETKKREEEELMLQLAEEEQKEEQERQRQLELERQLRQRIEKQQAYRDQMAARMRKLQQEAEEEAAYKQKLLQEFAENERLEQLTAEKRRIKMLEYRRSVTEMLEERRQHRAEEMKYLLHMHELELEEEKARKRLIEEERLRMLKEHAGKLIGYLPRGVLREDDLPHLGSEFVKKYGDNSENAAEES; via the exons ATGACTACGAAG ggtTCTTCGCATAAGGAATGGTTGttacaaagagaaatagaaaaccAAGCATTTCGACGGAAATTGGAAATTCGTGAAGCAGAAAAACTGAACATTGACAAACGAGCAGAAAATCGTAGATTGTTCCAACGACTACATGCAGAGCGACGAGAAGCAGAAACTGAAGATAGAATTGTTCAG GCCAAAAATGCTTCTGAACTTCGTAGAGCACAATATGAACAAGAAGCTAAGTTGGCTCAGGAAATGGATCGTGTTCATCGAGAAGAGATGAAACAGGCAAAGTTGAG ACAGAAGTTACGTGAATCAAGTATAGAACTGAAGACTTTAGAAGCACAACTTAGAGCAGCATATGTTTCAAAAGAACTTATGGCGCAGTTGGCGGAAAAGGAAGCAGCAAAGATGGAAGAAAGG ATGAGGGAAAAAGAAGCTGTAGAGTTTTTGAGGGAGGTATGGAAGAATGAAGAATCTGCAGAGGCAGTGAGAGAAGCTGAGGAATATCAAAGGAAATTAGCATATAGAGCTCAGTTGCAAGATCAAATGATATGTTCAGAGAGACAGAAGCAAGTGGCTTATGAAGATTTCTTGAGGGAAAAGAGGCTCCTTGATGACGTTGTTCGCAGAATACATGAAGAAGACCAAAG GGAATTTGAATTAAAGATGTTGAAAATGAAGAAGACGAAGGAAGAAATGGAAGCCTTTCATCACGCTAGAGAAGAGTGGAaacaaaaggaaaaggaagaaatggagaaagagaaCAA GCGAATAGAGGAGTATCTTTTTAAACAAGATATACAAGAACAGAAACGTATGGCTGAATTGCAAGTAAAAGAAGAGCAAAAGGCGATTATTACAGAGAAAATTGCCCAACAAATGTATGAAATAGAG ACCaagaaaagagaggaagaagaGCTGATGCTACAATTGGCTGAAGAAGAACAAAAAGAAGAGCAAGAAAGACAGCGACAATTAGAATTGGAGAGGCAACTAAGGCAGCGTATTGAGAAGCAGCAGGCTTATCGTGACCAAATGGCTGCCAGGATGAGGAAATTGCAACAGGAAGCTGAAGAAGAAGCTGCTTATAAACAGAAG CTGTTACAAGAATTTGCAGAAAATGAGCGTTTGGAACAACTGACAGCAGAAAAGCGCCGCATAAAAATGTTAGAATATCGCCGATCAGTGACTGAAATGCTAGAAGAACGCCGACAGCACCGAGCAGAGGAAATGAAGTATCTGTTGCACATGCATGAGCTGGAACTTGAAGAAGAGAAAGCCAG gAAACGTTTGATTGAAGAAGAACGTTTACGCATGTTGAAGGAGCATGCTGGTAAACTTATTGGGTATCTACCTAGAGGAGTTCTTCGTGAGGATGATCTGCCACATCTAGGCTCAGAGTTTGTTAAAAAATATGGTGATAATAGTGAAAATGCTGCAGAGGAATCTTGA
- the LOC138694573 gene encoding meiosis-specific nuclear structural protein 1-like isoform X3 has product MNKCGSSHKEWLLQREIENQAFRRKLEIREAEKLNIDKRAENRRLFQRLHAERREAETEDRIVQAKNASELRRAQYEQEAKLAQEMDRVHREEMKQAKLRQKLRESSIELKTLEAQLRAAYVSKELMAQLAEKEAAKMEERMREKEAVEFLREVWKNEESAEAVREAEEYQRKLAYRAQLQDQMICSERQKQVAYEDFLREKRLLDDVVRRIHEEDQREFELKMLKMKKTKEEMEAFHHAREEWKQKEKEEMEKENKRIEEYLFKQDIQEQKRMAELQVKEEQKAIITEKIAQQMYEIETKKREEEELMLQLAEEEQKEEQERQRQLELERQLRQRIEKQQAYRDQMAARMRKLQQEAEEEAAYKQKLLQEFAENERLEQLTAEKRRIKMLEYRRSVTEMLEERRQHRAEEMKYLLHMHELELEEEKARKRLIEEERLRMLKEHAGKLIGYLPRGVLREDDLPHLGSEFVKKYGDNSENAAEES; this is encoded by the exons ggtTCTTCGCATAAGGAATGGTTGttacaaagagaaatagaaaaccAAGCATTTCGACGGAAATTGGAAATTCGTGAAGCAGAAAAACTGAACATTGACAAACGAGCAGAAAATCGTAGATTGTTCCAACGACTACATGCAGAGCGACGAGAAGCAGAAACTGAAGATAGAATTGTTCAG GCCAAAAATGCTTCTGAACTTCGTAGAGCACAATATGAACAAGAAGCTAAGTTGGCTCAGGAAATGGATCGTGTTCATCGAGAAGAGATGAAACAGGCAAAGTTGAG ACAGAAGTTACGTGAATCAAGTATAGAACTGAAGACTTTAGAAGCACAACTTAGAGCAGCATATGTTTCAAAAGAACTTATGGCGCAGTTGGCGGAAAAGGAAGCAGCAAAGATGGAAGAAAGG ATGAGGGAAAAAGAAGCTGTAGAGTTTTTGAGGGAGGTATGGAAGAATGAAGAATCTGCAGAGGCAGTGAGAGAAGCTGAGGAATATCAAAGGAAATTAGCATATAGAGCTCAGTTGCAAGATCAAATGATATGTTCAGAGAGACAGAAGCAAGTGGCTTATGAAGATTTCTTGAGGGAAAAGAGGCTCCTTGATGACGTTGTTCGCAGAATACATGAAGAAGACCAAAG GGAATTTGAATTAAAGATGTTGAAAATGAAGAAGACGAAGGAAGAAATGGAAGCCTTTCATCACGCTAGAGAAGAGTGGAaacaaaaggaaaaggaagaaatggagaaagagaaCAA GCGAATAGAGGAGTATCTTTTTAAACAAGATATACAAGAACAGAAACGTATGGCTGAATTGCAAGTAAAAGAAGAGCAAAAGGCGATTATTACAGAGAAAATTGCCCAACAAATGTATGAAATAGAG ACCaagaaaagagaggaagaagaGCTGATGCTACAATTGGCTGAAGAAGAACAAAAAGAAGAGCAAGAAAGACAGCGACAATTAGAATTGGAGAGGCAACTAAGGCAGCGTATTGAGAAGCAGCAGGCTTATCGTGACCAAATGGCTGCCAGGATGAGGAAATTGCAACAGGAAGCTGAAGAAGAAGCTGCTTATAAACAGAAG CTGTTACAAGAATTTGCAGAAAATGAGCGTTTGGAACAACTGACAGCAGAAAAGCGCCGCATAAAAATGTTAGAATATCGCCGATCAGTGACTGAAATGCTAGAAGAACGCCGACAGCACCGAGCAGAGGAAATGAAGTATCTGTTGCACATGCATGAGCTGGAACTTGAAGAAGAGAAAGCCAG gAAACGTTTGATTGAAGAAGAACGTTTACGCATGTTGAAGGAGCATGCTGGTAAACTTATTGGGTATCTACCTAGAGGAGTTCTTCGTGAGGATGATCTGCCACATCTAGGCTCAGAGTTTGTTAAAAAATATGGTGATAATAGTGAAAATGCTGCAGAGGAATCTTGA
- the LOC138694573 gene encoding meiosis-specific nuclear structural protein 1-like isoform X4, producing the protein MDRVHREEMKQAKLRQKLRESSIELKTLEAQLRAAYVSKELMAQLAEKEAAKMEERMREKEAVEFLREVWKNEESAEAVREAEEYQRKLAYRAQLQDQMICSERQKQVAYEDFLREKRLLDDVVRRIHEEDQREFELKMLKMKKTKEEMEAFHHAREEWKQKEKEEMEKENKRIEEYLFKQDIQEQKRMAELQVKEEQKAIITEKIAQQMYEIETKKREEEELMLQLAEEEQKEEQERQRQLELERQLRQRIEKQQAYRDQMAARMRKLQQEAEEEAAYKQKLLQEFAENERLEQLTAEKRRIKMLEYRRSVTEMLEERRQHRAEEMKYLLHMHELELEEEKARKRLIEEERLRMLKEHAGKLIGYLPRGVLREDDLPHLGSEFVKKYGDNSENAAEES; encoded by the exons ATGGATCGTGTTCATCGAGAAGAGATGAAACAGGCAAAGTTGAG ACAGAAGTTACGTGAATCAAGTATAGAACTGAAGACTTTAGAAGCACAACTTAGAGCAGCATATGTTTCAAAAGAACTTATGGCGCAGTTGGCGGAAAAGGAAGCAGCAAAGATGGAAGAAAGG ATGAGGGAAAAAGAAGCTGTAGAGTTTTTGAGGGAGGTATGGAAGAATGAAGAATCTGCAGAGGCAGTGAGAGAAGCTGAGGAATATCAAAGGAAATTAGCATATAGAGCTCAGTTGCAAGATCAAATGATATGTTCAGAGAGACAGAAGCAAGTGGCTTATGAAGATTTCTTGAGGGAAAAGAGGCTCCTTGATGACGTTGTTCGCAGAATACATGAAGAAGACCAAAG GGAATTTGAATTAAAGATGTTGAAAATGAAGAAGACGAAGGAAGAAATGGAAGCCTTTCATCACGCTAGAGAAGAGTGGAaacaaaaggaaaaggaagaaatggagaaagagaaCAA GCGAATAGAGGAGTATCTTTTTAAACAAGATATACAAGAACAGAAACGTATGGCTGAATTGCAAGTAAAAGAAGAGCAAAAGGCGATTATTACAGAGAAAATTGCCCAACAAATGTATGAAATAGAG ACCaagaaaagagaggaagaagaGCTGATGCTACAATTGGCTGAAGAAGAACAAAAAGAAGAGCAAGAAAGACAGCGACAATTAGAATTGGAGAGGCAACTAAGGCAGCGTATTGAGAAGCAGCAGGCTTATCGTGACCAAATGGCTGCCAGGATGAGGAAATTGCAACAGGAAGCTGAAGAAGAAGCTGCTTATAAACAGAAG CTGTTACAAGAATTTGCAGAAAATGAGCGTTTGGAACAACTGACAGCAGAAAAGCGCCGCATAAAAATGTTAGAATATCGCCGATCAGTGACTGAAATGCTAGAAGAACGCCGACAGCACCGAGCAGAGGAAATGAAGTATCTGTTGCACATGCATGAGCTGGAACTTGAAGAAGAGAAAGCCAG gAAACGTTTGATTGAAGAAGAACGTTTACGCATGTTGAAGGAGCATGCTGGTAAACTTATTGGGTATCTACCTAGAGGAGTTCTTCGTGAGGATGATCTGCCACATCTAGGCTCAGAGTTTGTTAAAAAATATGGTGATAATAGTGAAAATGCTGCAGAGGAATCTTGA
- the LOC138694573 gene encoding meiosis-specific nuclear structural protein 1-like isoform X1: MVTTVELPNLPFPCGECLIALLVTFIVHTMLALGSSHKEWLLQREIENQAFRRKLEIREAEKLNIDKRAENRRLFQRLHAERREAETEDRIVQAKNASELRRAQYEQEAKLAQEMDRVHREEMKQAKLRQKLRESSIELKTLEAQLRAAYVSKELMAQLAEKEAAKMEERMREKEAVEFLREVWKNEESAEAVREAEEYQRKLAYRAQLQDQMICSERQKQVAYEDFLREKRLLDDVVRRIHEEDQREFELKMLKMKKTKEEMEAFHHAREEWKQKEKEEMEKENKRIEEYLFKQDIQEQKRMAELQVKEEQKAIITEKIAQQMYEIETKKREEEELMLQLAEEEQKEEQERQRQLELERQLRQRIEKQQAYRDQMAARMRKLQQEAEEEAAYKQKLLQEFAENERLEQLTAEKRRIKMLEYRRSVTEMLEERRQHRAEEMKYLLHMHELELEEEKARKRLIEEERLRMLKEHAGKLIGYLPRGVLREDDLPHLGSEFVKKYGDNSENAAEES, encoded by the exons atggtaacaacggttgagttgccaaacttaccgttcccatgtggcgagtgcttaatagctctcttggtgacatttattgtgcacacaatgttagcattg ggtTCTTCGCATAAGGAATGGTTGttacaaagagaaatagaaaaccAAGCATTTCGACGGAAATTGGAAATTCGTGAAGCAGAAAAACTGAACATTGACAAACGAGCAGAAAATCGTAGATTGTTCCAACGACTACATGCAGAGCGACGAGAAGCAGAAACTGAAGATAGAATTGTTCAG GCCAAAAATGCTTCTGAACTTCGTAGAGCACAATATGAACAAGAAGCTAAGTTGGCTCAGGAAATGGATCGTGTTCATCGAGAAGAGATGAAACAGGCAAAGTTGAG ACAGAAGTTACGTGAATCAAGTATAGAACTGAAGACTTTAGAAGCACAACTTAGAGCAGCATATGTTTCAAAAGAACTTATGGCGCAGTTGGCGGAAAAGGAAGCAGCAAAGATGGAAGAAAGG ATGAGGGAAAAAGAAGCTGTAGAGTTTTTGAGGGAGGTATGGAAGAATGAAGAATCTGCAGAGGCAGTGAGAGAAGCTGAGGAATATCAAAGGAAATTAGCATATAGAGCTCAGTTGCAAGATCAAATGATATGTTCAGAGAGACAGAAGCAAGTGGCTTATGAAGATTTCTTGAGGGAAAAGAGGCTCCTTGATGACGTTGTTCGCAGAATACATGAAGAAGACCAAAG GGAATTTGAATTAAAGATGTTGAAAATGAAGAAGACGAAGGAAGAAATGGAAGCCTTTCATCACGCTAGAGAAGAGTGGAaacaaaaggaaaaggaagaaatggagaaagagaaCAA GCGAATAGAGGAGTATCTTTTTAAACAAGATATACAAGAACAGAAACGTATGGCTGAATTGCAAGTAAAAGAAGAGCAAAAGGCGATTATTACAGAGAAAATTGCCCAACAAATGTATGAAATAGAG ACCaagaaaagagaggaagaagaGCTGATGCTACAATTGGCTGAAGAAGAACAAAAAGAAGAGCAAGAAAGACAGCGACAATTAGAATTGGAGAGGCAACTAAGGCAGCGTATTGAGAAGCAGCAGGCTTATCGTGACCAAATGGCTGCCAGGATGAGGAAATTGCAACAGGAAGCTGAAGAAGAAGCTGCTTATAAACAGAAG CTGTTACAAGAATTTGCAGAAAATGAGCGTTTGGAACAACTGACAGCAGAAAAGCGCCGCATAAAAATGTTAGAATATCGCCGATCAGTGACTGAAATGCTAGAAGAACGCCGACAGCACCGAGCAGAGGAAATGAAGTATCTGTTGCACATGCATGAGCTGGAACTTGAAGAAGAGAAAGCCAG gAAACGTTTGATTGAAGAAGAACGTTTACGCATGTTGAAGGAGCATGCTGGTAAACTTATTGGGTATCTACCTAGAGGAGTTCTTCGTGAGGATGATCTGCCACATCTAGGCTCAGAGTTTGTTAAAAAATATGGTGATAATAGTGAAAATGCTGCAGAGGAATCTTGA